Part of the Hevea brasiliensis isolate MT/VB/25A 57/8 chromosome 16, ASM3005281v1, whole genome shotgun sequence genome is shown below.
TCCCATGCAGACATCCCCAAACAataaattacacaagagaaaaccaTACATTGAGAAGCTCTGATGGCCGGAATCCTCCAATCCATTGAAAAAAGCGTTCTAATGATGTTCTCCACTTGCCAGAAATCAGATAGAAGACATCAGCCTTTGCAGCAGCTGCTTTCATGCGGAAAAGGTTGTTATAGTGGTTCAAGCCATTTTCCACAAGTATCCGAAGCTCTATGTCAGTGATACGAGCTTGCAATGCACTCCTAAGTTCAGAAATCTGTTTATGTTGCTCTTCAATCCAATGCCCATATTCTATTTCAAATGTAGTGATTCCTACAAATCAGAATCAGAACTGTTTTAAAGTGCAAAAAGAATGCAAGACGTTTATGCATGAAGAGGAACATAATATTGTAAAGAGCTAATTTAGTTTGCAGAAGTACGTAGGCCATGACAGCGAAAACCTTTTCTGTTTTCTTGAATAGTGACAAACCTTCGGATGAAAGAGAATTTTTAGGTTTTATACATGAACCTCCTACAATTATCAATCACTATGGTATGACGGTTCCTGAGAAGAGTGCAGTGCCCTCATAAGATGTTCACAAAAGAAACTAAATAGGGGAGTTTTTTGTTCAGAAAAGTATCAAGGTGTGATCATCAAAAGATTGGGTGGGAAATTTTCCACATAAAGGTAAATCAAGTATGCCATCATGACCTGTGGAAATTCCTCCTTTCTCCTTcccaaaaataaattttaaatacaagGTGTGTATTCTGTATCATCCTCAGATATGAACTTAAAAGATGAAAAAGAATTTTTACGCATCAGTAGTCATTTCATGCTTATATGTATGAATGTTATTCCCCTCTCCTTTTAAGCCTCCGAAGGTTATATTTCAGCAGTCAATGATGGAATCATGGAAGGCATTAGAAATTTTCATCAAGTGTTATGGTAAGGGCAAGAAAAATCAAAaggaataataataacaacattaATTTGAGACATGATACGTAGCATTTAACATGGAAGAGATACGAATGAGAAAAGAGATTTAACAAATGATTAAGGTATTCATTAAAGGAGATAATCAACGGAGCAGTTAAATACCATTCATAACAACGAAGGAATATCAATAAACAGAATGCTAAACAGAATGTAAATATTCCAGAAAAATAAAATCTAGCTAATTTACCGCTCTAGTTTCTAGATTCAGCTAATCCATCAAGCAAATAGTTAAAAGGTTGGGCAATGAACAAAAGATAAAGCAGTGGCTTCTGATATGTAAGATCACAAACCTGAATTTAGAGTTCCAGGCAATCCCAAATGACAAGAATCTGGTGGACTGCTTATGTATACACCCTGCAGTATGACATTAATTACCTTTAGATAGCTACCATGCTTCAGAGACAGAAGGGAAATACATTGTGATAAAAGGCGAAGAATGGTAAAAAAGTAGAGAGCATTTTCATATCACCTGTTTCCTAGCTCTCTCAAGTTCCTGTTCCAACTGCACCAACTTCAAACGGCTAGATTCTAGTTGTTGAACATAAGCCTAAGAAACAACATACAAATATATACTCTGTCAAAGTGTAATAAAAGGCTTCCATCAGCAGTCTTCTTCCCCTTCTTCATTTTctgcttaattttatttttccaaAATAGTTTTTATTCCCAGTAATCTATCAGCACATCTTGTAGGAGAATGCATAAGTTTTACCTTTTTCCGCAAGCGACTTTTGCGAGCAGCGTTACGGTTTTGTGCTAAACGTCTCTGTACCTGAGGAAAAAAATGTGGATTCAAAAACCAACAGTGAAAATTACATTACTAGATTTTTTcccttttattttactttttttaatctttttgaaCAAATGAATGGTCTGTAAAAATTtccataattaattatttgaaaaaGGCAGCAACTTGATATAATATAGGATTTAGGCCACTCTAGTTCTTAATTTATTGAAAACTTAAAGTCCTTATACAATCATGTTCGGTACTCTATTAGATATAACTTGAAACTGGTAGTAGCAATTTACACCCATTTGTTTGATTTATAtcctgaaaaaataaaaatgaaaggaATAAAGAAGCATGAAAAAATCTTGAGGATGACAATTGACAACCTTAATATGCAACAAGCATGCCCAGAATAGCACCTAGATATGGCTTAAATTCAGTAACATGTTTGAAGAACATCATCTGAATTTTCTCATCAGATTATTAAGCTTGAAAAAAAACCATGTTTTCATGATGCAAGATCAACCAGTACCTTATGAAAGTGATAGAGATTAGAGATTGCTGCGAATGAAAGGTTTTAAAAGCAAAAAGTTCCGTCGCAACTAAAATTTCACTAGTCAATCAGTTTCCTTGTGACAATATTGGGTTCACAAAACAGATATTTGTttcatatgaaattaaaatatcaatccataaaaataataataaaagaagcgACAATAACGGTACTGTGTTATCTTTAATTAAGAGAACGGTGCATTTCCATAACCTTATCAGCCGGTATGTTTGCTCCTTGATCAATTCTGGAAGGTTCCATTGATTCTTGAGATGCATATTCAGTCTAAAAGAAGTGAATCAGAAAAAAGTCAGTTATGCATGTCAATTAGATAAAAATAACGCTTACATCCATTAACAAATAAAGCAAACAGCATTACCTTGTTGTTCACCCCACTATCCACCTGCACGATTGTGGATGAACTAATATTTAGTCTACCATCACCTCTGAAGGTGTCCCCACACGAGCTGAACTGGTGGAATGGCTCATAAATGCCCATTCCTCTCAAGGCAGAAAGTTGAGTAGATGAGGAGCTCATACTCTCAGGACAAACAAAACAgagagaagagtgaaaaaaactGACATATGATTCAGCCGCATCATCATGAAATGCATATTGAAATTACATAAAACTTAGCTAACAAAACAAGAAAAATTATGCATATTGAAGTATCATGGAAcagagaggaaaaagaaaagaagctaaAATAATGTTCTAGTCAAAGATTAAAGGTGACTTGCTTTTGTAGAAATTAAAGAATACAAACCAATCATACAATTAAGATTAATTTTTGTGCACCCTGaagacaaaaataaataaaaattaatacttATAGTAAGTATGCCTACAATGCCAAGAGATTATACAATGGAAAAGGGTGATTCTATCACTTGCATAATTTTTTTACCTAAATCCACCTCCATGAATTTTAAAACAAATGCAGGATAAACACCTCAAATCAACAAATCCCCCTGATATATGAATTTTAGGTTTTTCCTTATCTTTGCGTaagccaaaaattgaagaattaccaAAGATTGAGGTAAATTAACAATGGCATCTTCAGCAACATCAATATGAgcgagaaagagagaagaaataTGGGGAAGCAAAGCTGCCCTTAAAGGGATGTTGATCATGCCATATCATATTTAATTTGCTACAGAAAGCAGGAATAGAGGAGATAGCAGACGGAATTTTTCAAGGGCAGCAGTTGTTTTCCCTTCATTAAATCCTTATTTTAGTTTCCTTCCAGAGTCAATAAAGGTGCCTGAATGATAGAGGCCACTTGACTAACTAGTTGATACAGACTGTAATTGTCACTTCATTTTATATCTAGAAATCTCGCTACCATCAAGACACCTATTGATTGGCAGCAAAGACTAAAACATGTGGTGATCATCTCCAGAGTCCAAAAACCTCTACTGGTTTTTCCAACAGTAAGGGCCGTGACAGTCTAAATCTATCTTTTAATGGCATCAACACATGAGATCAAAATAAAGACTAAACGAGTAACAACTTCAATACTTACAGAGTCCTCTGCTCACGGAAGAAACGTTTGCAAAGCTGCAGTTAACTCCAATTACTGATAGCAAAAACTAATACTGGATTATGTCTAGGATCAAATCCTCGtgcaaaaaaaaaaacacacttgGCATGGGTTTTTAAACTTTCAAGCTCATGTGTTAGTTTCACAGTATTACCACATATGGCTAGCAATTGGCTAACCTAAGCTAAAGAATTGTAGACAGGTAAACAACAAATTCCATGGTGATTTAGAAGCAATGTTAATCCATATGTCCTTATAAGCTCATACACCAAGCCAACAAGTTGTTGGTTAAACATGAACGAGAAATAACTCATTCACACTCATTAGAACATCATCCCTTTCCAAGTTCACTACTAATTGACACTGAAACGGAAGATGAAACCAAGAGAATAGAACCCTTCGCTTCAACTTCCTTTTGCCTAAAACACAAAACCGGAAATCCATTTGCACCACAACACTTAAAACTTCCACTTCAATAAGTCCAAAACAAAATTATAAagtgaattcaatcaaataagaaAGAAGAGTCATTACTTACCTCTTCTAACATACTTCAAAGGATGGCTTGCCAaagtggagaaaaaaaaaatcacatgtTTTCACCTTCCTAATTGGCCAAGGATAGGCAAAAACAACTGTTTCACCAGAAGGGGAAAAATAACACTAAACCAAGTTTGCTTCTTGATTACCCACTAAcaaaacccaaaatctctcaGGCAGTTCTAGTTCAAGGAACCCCAATTTAACACAAGCTCAGTGTCTAATACCAGGTGGTTTCGCGAATAACATCAGCACCATCCATCCCTCAAAAGCAGACAAGACCCAAAAGCAACGCACCAAAGTCACAAAAGAAAACAGAATCAAGATAATCTAACAATGATTGAAAAAGAATGCTTtgcttttttaatttcttgtttttcttttggAAAGCGACAGCCAACCCGTTAACGTCTATGCACCCACACTTAATCAGCATTATGTCATCTCTTAACGGCGAGGGGTTTGAGTGACGTCAAATACCGTAGCAGAGGGTTGCCGCGTGGGTATTGATGGTCGCTGGTGAATACAGTGATCTTATCTGTGGCTCTAATTATAATTATCTGGCCTGTATGCTACTCTAATCCCTTCTACAACCTACATAGAAGGATAAACTAACATccttaatcaaattaaattataaactaATTAGGTTAGAAAAAAGTGTTGAATACAATAATATAAGAAGGATTCCCCATGTCTTAAGAGTATCCATGCACACAATTTACAACTGTAATCTATGCAAAATATGGGTGGCCTCAGAAAAGGAAGGATTATGAACCACTAGAAGGCTTCTGTTCCCATTATGTGGTGAGGCCTGAAAGTATAAAGTGCCATCCTAAAGTGGGAAAACCACTTAagaatccccagtggagtcacaGAGGACGGAACACGTGCAAGATGCGTGAGGGATCAttcttctcaaaaaaaaaaaaaaggaagaagacgTGATGTGTCTacagagtaaaaaaaaaaaggttgtaaAGATGTCACTCTCAGAAAGGGCAAGCTCAGCAAAGCAAGCGGCAGCTTCCTTCAATCCTGGGCTCCCCAAGTTAGCGGCACAGTGAAGTGTCACTCTCACTTGTCTTTTCTGGTTAGATCTTTGTTTCTGAAGCCCCGAAAATTTGCATCCACTCCCCATATATGGTGACAAATGAGCTTCTATTGCTCTGTGCTAGGCCTTAGTGGCCTGTGGTTTGAACCAATATGAATATGACACTCAACTTCCTCCACTAATAATGGTGGTACAAAAGAATGTTTCCATGCATAGAAGTCCCAGCACAAAAATTTTCCTTATGTAACCTTTTTAAATTgggttaaaaataaaataaaattactattagaAAATTGATGTATAAAAAAATGGAGAGTAAATTACTAAATTTCTTAGCGTGGCTATTACAGTAGTATCgccaatttattattattttttttaagcaaGCACCAATTTAATAGTTAATACAgtaatttttttttccccttctcgCTCGTTCAGTGAAATCCCTATGACCTCCCTTGATGAACAATAAGGATTGACCTCACAAATAACAGTTGATCATATGGCCACCTTTATCGTTGGACCCTCTAGCATTTAATATTTCAAAGCCTCATATGCGCTTCAAAAAACCTTTCTGATATAGTTATTCTACAAAGAATCTTAATACACGACTAATTTTCATGATAACCTATACCCACTTACTTAAAAAGATAGAATCTccctataaatataaataaatgtaTCTTaccaataatttatttatttacactgACTAAGATAGGTGACACATTCTGATTGGGAGAGCTCTTCTATATAATCACCATCCAAATCAAGTGCACAACATTCCTTCACCTACGCTTATTCTAGCATTTACTTCCCTTATTTAATTCTCTCAATACTGTTTgacattaaattttataatttaaaattatttttttaaataaaaatatcattctaaatattattgaaaaaaataattttaaaaaaataattttataattataatatttttataattaaaattaattaaatttaatttttaattattttttaatattttttaattaatatatataaaaaaataatttttttaataataattttaataataatatcaaatagaTCCTTAATCATCCAAGTCCCAAGTTGAGATAATCTCCCTTCTTAGCTCTTTAAACCTTTTTTGGCTTTACCGGCGACCATCTTAAAGAAATCCCAGTGACTGTAGCTCGTCACATCCATTCCTAGTCAAGGTTATATCACTATAATATAGTAACCATACACATGTCATTAATCCAACCTTCCTCTAATTTCAGAGATATCACAGTGATTTatttattgaaacaaattaaaatttattacgtaTGTCTTTTTTTATTAATAGGCTATAAATTGAAATTGTCAGTCTAAGCCTAAGTAAGTTTGTCTCATACATTATTCATCCGCCTCCACCCTTCAATTCAACTTTGTCATAAAAACCAAGAACATTTGGGCTCTTAATGGCAAGGCTAGAAGAACCACAGGCCCACAGCCTCACCTTCGTAACAATCAAAGTGGCTAGAGTCTTTTCTTCTTGTTGCTGTAACCTGTAAACATGTCTTTACATTAATGTAGGAACtctgtactaaatttgatgatttCAGTGGGAACTTTTATAGCACATCAAAATAAATTGTGAGCTAtccttgattttattttttacattCTTTATCATTTttgacaaaattttattttctcaatttttttttaatttgccgATTTACttgcatatatatggtgatttttccaGGCAGCTTGGATGGGTTCAGAGGCTCCAGGCAACTTCTTGATAATATTTTCCACTGAGCCCACAAATTTGGCTCTGTGTCAGGACCGAGGAAATGGGAAGGTCTGAGGACTTGTGACCTCCAGTTGGTTCTGAACACTGAAGACAACCGTTTTAACGGTGAATGTACTACTGTGCTTGATTCACACGAGAAGAAAAAAACTAGGAGAGAACGAGAATCCAAAAGAGAGGACCGTTTCCTATTGGAGGGGTAGTTTCCATCTTTTTATCCCACCAAATAAGCATGAAAATCAGCTGTGACTGTTGAGATGAGTCTCACTCTCACTCTCTCTCAATCTAATTATAGCATCCACCCATTTCTGCAAGATCGTTTCCAACAGGTTCTAAGATCTTCCTGGCGGCCTTACATTTCGCTTCTCCACTTTCACTTTTCTCTTATGTCCTCCAGTCCTCCAAATCAAGCTCCTCTTTCTCACCATCCCATTCTTGAAAATGGGACTCTTTCTCTTATAACATTGAATTCCTTCTGTTTAGAAGATTCATTTCATTATATTGTTAAATGATATTTAAATTGACTTGATCTGATTCATTGGTACGTATTTTTCATCATTTCTTGGATAATTTTTCCGTAGCTAGTGTTTGGTTAACTGGTGTATGTATAATAGAAACATGGTGTCGCCAAATAGATCTCAGGAGGACCAGTTTCCTACTCTGGCCAGACAAGGGTCCTTGTACAATCTCACATTTGATCAGCTGGGAAACATAGGAAAGCCTTTGAATGCTGCTAAGTTAGATGAGTTGTTGAAAAATGTAATTTCTGTTGAGGAAGGCCAGTTGCTGCAAAATGTTAAACCGTCTTTTTCTCCTAATAGTTCCTCCTCCTCAGCTTCAGCTTCTGCTtctgcttctttctttcttggcAATTTGGACTTGAATGGAACGTTGAATAATAAAAAGGTCgatgaggtttggaaggacattGTCCATCAAGAACACGTCAATGCCATGGACAACCAATCAAGATTTCAGCAACAACTTGAAGAAACAACACTTGAGGATTTCCTGGTTCGCACTGGGATGATCAATATAGGGAATCAAAATGCTATGCTTAATCTTCAGACAATTATGGCAATTGATCCAATGGTTGTGGCCTCACAGCAGGCAGATTGGCTGAAGCTTCAAATGACAGCTGTGCAGCGACGGCAACAGCAGCAGATGACAGTGATTGATTCAAATTTTCATGTATCTGAACCATCAGTTTTTGAGAACCTAGTGCCAGCAGTGTCAGCTACATCTTCAAAGTCTCAGGCAGCTGCTGTAAAGAAGCGACGATATTCGGATGAGATAATGGAGAAGACAATTGAGAGGAGACAGAAGAGGATGATGAAGAATCGCGAGTCTGCTGCAAGTTCAAGAGCAAGAAAGCAGGTTTTGTCTttttgcctaaaaaaaaaaaataatacaaacTAAGTTGAATTTTGTTTGTCAAGTTAATTGATCATTGATCTTAATTTGTTTTCAAATGTTTATAGGCTTATACCAACCACTTGGAGCATGAAGTGTTTCAGTTGAGGAAAACAAATGCCTGGCTCAAGAAACTGAAGGTACCATGATCACACACTTTTACATAACAATTGAGCAGAATATATATGTTCCCACGTGAAGTTCTACTTCATGATATTACCTCATGATATTACCTCGTAACATTGTCAATTATATTGACACATGATTTTctgtatttttaattaattaattaattactttaaattataattaagttattaaaaTTTGTgacttataaattatttaatagttactCTCTTAATATTATAACAAGTAGTAATTATTATAAGGTAAgttataatatattaacatatattatTCACATTGtattatatatttatacttataacatatatatatatatattttatttatttttattatgaaatctttattaaaaagtttaggagataaaaataataaaaataaaatttacaataaataataaaaatttaacgcattatattattttatatattaaaatttaaaaaatatataaataaaaattattaataactcaTGGGTAATTCCCTAATTACtagaataaattaaaaattttaatgggtTTAAAACACTAAAAATTATTGATAACTAAGTTATTGTGAggtcaaaatattaattttattaacatttaaataaaaaaaatgagatgAATGTTAGATTTATTAATATTGGCACATTAAATTTTAAAAGGtttttaaaaagaataaaaaaattgtATATAGGCTAAAATTTTTTTGTCTAAATATAGCCACTTAATTCATTTATTTGAGCCACATTTTtacaatatatttatttaaattttcctCGCCTATATAACTGTATTAACTGCTATATCAtttgaatataaaaatatttacctTGAGTATGGTGCCTATAATTATCACTAATTATcacaaattataattattattaaaataatattaaaaatttaatttatgttaactaATGTAATattagaaattgaaatttttagagaTTTAGCAGTGAATATTTTATTGCTAAATATTATTAGTGACGATATTGCATAGCCTCTTTTGTAAAGGTATTGGCGACGAACCTTGTGTCGCTAAAAGATGATATTAATGGATAAACCTCATCGATAAAGTGTCATGACGGAATTTAAGTGGTAAGGTATTAGCGACGAATTGTTATGGATTAGGGATAAATATTTTGTCGCTAATTATATCTTATTAGTGACAAATCATTTGCTTGtcgttataaatatttttttaataataaaaataatgaaagacATGTTTTGAAATCTCAACCTTCCCACTTTTATAGATTATAtagaatatttaattttataattataaataaatattttaaattataaaaaaacttaattaattagaatttaaatacaaataggactaaaaattttaaattttatacattttaaaattaattagataataaaaaatatataattataaaaaaaataaggatATTTTAGAAAATTTCAATGTTCCCTCTTTCGTGCATTTATACATTACTAGTTAGACAGAAACCATGAAAATAACTTGACCTGCAAAATCTTCATTTTAATTGTAGACTATTGAGCTACAAATTGACAATGTATATGTTAAAttagattatttatttttaattttttattataacgtCATTGTTTTTGCAGGAAGTGGAGATTCTTCTATCAATTGATACAAAGCTTATGCCTCGATACCAACTTGGACGAACCAGCTCAGCTCCGTTCTAGCATATGTTAATATTTGATAGTGAAAAATTCtcgattaaattaaaatttgcttTATTCATTTCATAAATAGACATAGAGAGCCACATACCAATTTGATTTCAAGGAGGTTTCGTCTCATTCTCTGGTTTTATCTCCCAAATCATTGATGTTGCTTGCTCGGtgaatgaaaattattattattattttttttttttttaaggagatTGAAAAAGTGAGAACTCTGAAGACTCTATCAAGTGAATTGTATGCCAAGTCCATACTCTACCAAGTCAGTCATATGCTGTTGCAGTTTACCGGTTCCATTGGCATAAATATCAATTGGGAACTTTTACATGGCTAGTTTACCAATTATTCTTCACCTAGGGAATTGAACAATTCTGCAAAATTCCTGTGCAGGAATTTAAGTTGCTGGGAAGTGGAAATTATATCCAGTTTTTGTAGTATAGGGAAGTTGGATGATAAATCAGGTGTATTACATTGGTATTGAATTTCTAACATCCATGAAGTGCCAACAAATTAACAAGAATCCTGGTTAACTAATTAACAAAAATGCGTACGGGCTGTTAAAGGCTGATATCCATCTTCAAAAATCGTTACAAGATTTGCTTTGCCACTCATCATCTTCAGACACAAACTTTGTAAGAAGCTTCCACTCATCATCTTCAGACACAAACTTTGTAAGAAGCTTCAGCATCTGCTTCCTCCAACTTCGTTATGATCTCCTCATGAAGGGCGTGTTTGTTCCACAGAGTAACTCAAATCTTCCCACTGCTTTGCCCACTGATATGATAGCATCCTTTGTGTCCTCTAGATGTCCCTCTGCTTCATTTACCTTGTAGATAGTCAAGCCTAATGGTTAAATGTCAAGATTGTGACTTTCTGTACAAAACAATataacaaaacaaataaaacttATGATAAGCATGACTACCTCATTATCACATGAACTTGTCTTCAATTAGCATCTTCAGTTCCTCCAGTTTTTTGATAATTTTTGGATTCATCAGATCCCTAGCCTCTCTTATAAGAGTACCTTCCTGACTGGAATGGTAAGCATCCACCACAGCCTTAATCCAAGTGTGTAGCTTTTCTGGGGTCCTATGATAGTAACAACACCAACATTTCAGCTGGTAAACTAGTAAATTACTAAATTCAACAAAATTAGGGAAACAATTTGAGAGAGACTCATGTAAAGGAT
Proteins encoded:
- the LOC110651099 gene encoding transcription factor TGA7 isoform X1 — translated: MLEESMSSSSTQLSALRGMGIYEPFHQFSSCGDTFRGDGRLNISSSTIVQVDSGVNNKTEYASQESMEPSRIDQGANIPADKVQRRLAQNRNAARKSRLRKKAYVQQLESSRLKLVQLEQELERARKQGVYISSPPDSCHLGLPGTLNSGITTFEIEYGHWIEEQHKQISELRSALQARITDIELRILVENGLNHYNNLFRMKAAAAKADVFYLISGKWRTSLERFFQWIGGFRPSELLNVLMSQLEPLTDQQLVDVCNLRQSSQQAEDALSQGIDELQQILARSIAADITSSGSYQAQMAAAIEKLEALEGFVNQLSLAYAVLKQADHLRQQTLQQMSRILTTRQAARGLLALGEYFHRLRALSSLWAARPREPT
- the LOC110651099 gene encoding transcription factor TGA7 isoform X3, giving the protein MSSSSTQLSALRGMGIYEPFHQFSSCGDTFRGDGRLNISSSTIVQVDSGVNNKTEYASQESMEPSRIDQGANIPADKVQRRLAQNRNAARKSRLRKKAYVQQLESSRLKLVQLEQELERARKQGVYISSPPDSCHLGLPGTLNSGITTFEIEYGHWIEEQHKQISELRSALQARITDIELRILVENGLNHYNNLFRMKAAAAKADVFYLISGKWRTSLERFFQWIGGFRPSELLNVLMSQLEPLTDQQLVDVCNLRQSSQQAEDALSQGIDELQQILARSIAADITSSGSYQAQMAAAIEKLEALEGFVNQADHLRQQTLQQMSRILTTRQAARGLLALGEYFHRLRALSSLWAARPREPT
- the LOC110651099 gene encoding transcription factor TGA7 isoform X2 translates to MLEESMSSSSTQLSALRGMGIYEPFHQFSSCGDTFRGDGRLNISSSTIVQVDSGVNNKTEYASQESMEPSRIDQGANIPADKVQRRLAQNRNAARKSRLRKKAYVQQLESSRLKLVQLEQELERARKQGVYISSPPDSCHLGLPGTLNSGITTFEIEYGHWIEEQHKQISELRSALQARITDIELRILVENGLNHYNNLFRMKAAAAKADVFYLISGKWRTSLERFFQWIGGFRPSELLNVLMSQLEPLTDQQLVDVCNLRQSSQQAEDALSQGIDELQQILARSIAADITSSGSYQAQMAAAIEKLEALEGFVNQADHLRQQTLQQMSRILTTRQAARGLLALGEYFHRLRALSSLWAARPREPT
- the LOC110651100 gene encoding ABSCISIC ACID-INSENSITIVE 5-like protein 5, with amino-acid sequence MYNRNMVSPNRSQEDQFPTLARQGSLYNLTFDQLGNIGKPLNAAKLDELLKNVISVEEGQLLQNVKPSFSPNSSSSSASASASASFFLGNLDLNGTLNNKKVDEVWKDIVHQEHVNAMDNQSRFQQQLEETTLEDFLVRTGMINIGNQNAMLNLQTIMAIDPMVVASQQADWLKLQMTAVQRRQQQQMTVIDSNFHVSEPSVFENLVPAVSATSSKSQAAAVKKRRYSDEIMEKTIERRQKRMMKNRESAASSRARKQAYTNHLEHEVFQLRKTNAWLKKLKEVEILLSIDTKLMPRYQLGRTSSAPF